The genomic region TCGCCGTTGCTGCCCCACAGTATCTTGCCCATCAGCTCCAGTTTGTGCTTTTTGAACTCTATATCCCCCTCGCGGTAATCAGTTATCAGGCCGGTTATTATGTAATCGGCCTTCAGCTTTTGGGCCAAAAGCACCAGTTGTTCCCGGCCGGCCGAGTCGGGCCGGGCTACTCCTAGCTCGGCTATGGCCGTGCCGGTCTCGCCGCCGTCCACCACTTGGCATTTACCGGAATTAAGCAGGTAAAAGCGCATCCGCTCGGCTATGTTTTTGCCCAGCCTGGCCGGGGCCCCGCCGGCATTTACGAAGTCCAGCACCGCCACCCGGGGCAGGGGCTTTGTTTGCTTGGCGGCCACCGGCTTTTCCTCCGGGGGCAGGATCTTCTTCTCGGCCGGGGGCTTGGGCTTGGCGCTTTCCGGTATTTTCCGTGCGTCCGGAGTCTTTAAACCTGCGGAATCAGCGCTGGTCCTAAGAATCTGAAGGTTGCGTTCGACCGGGGGCTGGGGCTCGGTCTGCCGGGAGCTGTCCGGCAGTGTTTGGGCCAGCAGGGGCAGGCCGGCCATCAACAGGATCAAAGTAAGAAGAGATTTCTTCATGTATTTTATCTTCTATATTCAGTATTCGGCATTCAGTCTTCAGCGGAAAGTTACTCCCCGCTGGGCAAAATATGCGGCGTGATGTATATCACCAGTTCGCTCTCGTCCGAGGTACTGGCGTGCTTGGAGAACAACACTCCCAAGAAGGGGATATCGCCCAGGAAGGGGATCTTATCCCGGGTTGAAGCCGAGCTCTTCTGGATCAGCCCGCCGATGACGATGGTCTCGCCGTCCTTCAGCCGGATGGTGGTGTTTACGCTCCTGCGGCTAATTTCCGGAAGCCCCCCAGCGCTGATGCCGGAAAGGTTGGAGACGGTGGGCCGGATCTCGGTGGTGATCTCGCCCGAGGCCGCCACCCAGGGCACTATTTCCAAAGTGATGCCGGCGTCAATGGAATGCAGCTGGGTGATGGTGCCGGTGGTGGTCTGCTGGGAGGTCTGGTAATAGCGGACCCAGCCCACGTTGATGCTGGCCTGGTTGCCGTTCAGGGTCGTTATCCGGGGCCGGGCCCTCACCTTGGCTTTTCCGGCTGTTTCCAGGGCCTCGATGGTCATTAAAAAGTCAGACGGCAGCTTGCCCAGAGAGCCCAGGCTGAGCTTTCCGGTGATCTCATCCAGCAGGTCGTTCAGCTTGTCGCCGCTGTAGTACTGGTAGACCTTGGGAAAGGCCAGCCGGCTGCTGTCAGCGGTAAAATAACCGCCCTTGACCCCCAGGTTAAGCGAGGAGCGTTTGGAAAGCTCCACCACCAGGCACTCTATCATCACCTGGGGCGACACCAGGTCCAGCTGGCCTATGAACTCGCGCAGCATCTGGATCTGGTCCTCGGTGCCGGTCATCAGCAGGGCGTTCTGCTCCTTGATCACCTTGATGTTGGTCTGGGAGATGGAGGCCGGCAGCAGCCCCTGGATCCCCTCGGCCTTGATGTGCCGGAGCTTTATCAGCTCGGTCTTGGTCAGGGCCTGGGCCGCGGCCGAATTGGGGCTTTTGTCGCCCACCATAAAGATGGGCTTTTTGCCGGGATAAGACTGGTCGTCCAGTTTTTTGTAGGTGTAGTTGGTGCCCTGAAAGACCAGCTTAAGGGCATCCTCCAGCGGGATCTTGTCGAACTTGGCGTTGACGCTGCCCCGGATGTCGCCGTAGGTGACCATGTTGTACCCGGTCTGGGAGGAGATCTCCTGCATCAGGTTGCCCAGGTCGGCGTCGTTGAGGTCCATGGAGATGTTAAAGGCCGAAGGTTTGCCGGTGTCGGCGGAGGCGATGCGCTCCACGTTCACCGCCATGGATTTGCGGCGGCCGGGATCGCCCCCGGCCTTGGTCACCTCAAAAATTCCGGACCGTTTGCGCATCAGGTAGCCGTTGGCCGAAAGCAGGGAGTTGAGGCCGGTCTCCACCGGAATGTTGTGCAGCAGTCCGGACATCTCGCCCTTGACGCTCTGGTCGGTGACGATGTTGATCCGGCCCTGGGTGGATATCTCCCGCATCACTTCGTTGATGTCCTTGTTGCGCACGTCCAGGTCCAGCAGGCCGTTGTTCACCGTTATGTTCATGAAGCGGTTGGCGTCCTGCTTTTTCACATAATAGATCTGGCCCTTCTGCTCCAGGCTGAAACCGTTTGATTCCAGCATCATCTTCAGCCCTTCGGCCACCGGCACGTTGCTGAGGTGGATGGTGACATTGCCGGTGACGCTCTGGTCCACCACGATGTTTAGCTTGAACTGGGTGCCCACCGCCCGCAGGATGTCCCGGACGTCGGCGTCCTTGAAGTCCAAAGTAAGGGTCTGGGGCGGGACTGGAATGGCGTACAGCTGAAGGCTGAACGCCAGAATGGCTAGAAAAATGAACGCTTTTTTCATGTAACTCCAATTTATGGTATATGAGGGCAAGTGCATAACTATATAACAAAAGGTAATTTATTTCAAGAGAAAAGTTTACGAATAACAAAATAATAATTGACTAAGGGGAACTAATATGTTAGATTTATAGCATTGATTTTGTTTACTCTTATATATAAACAAACTATATCTGTACTTGGCATGAAGATTGAAACAGTAATATATTTAATAACACATTTAATAACTTTAGGAGTTTTGGATGAAAAGGCAATATTTATTGGTGTTTTTCATTGCGACAATAATCGCTTCTGTTCGGCCGCTATTTGTATTTGCCCAATCAGAAAGCGACACATTAAAAGCCTTTAAAGCAACTTCTGCATATGCAGGATACGAGGCTGGTGAAGACATTGATTTAACCAGCGGAGCATTGAAGTTGACGGCCGAAGACATATCACTGCCCGGCCGGGCAGGGCTTAATTTGTCCATAAAAAGATTTTATAAATCATTTGTGGATAGCAGGGATTTCGAAGGTCCATTAAAACACTGGTCTACATTGGGCATGGGGTGGCAATGTTTTGCTGCGGTCTACAGAAATACAGGAGGCTCGATAAATGAATTTCAAAGCGGGATTTTATATATGGGTGACGGTTCGGTATATACTTTTTGGGGCAATGCTGGGCAAGATTTATATTGCCATCAAAAACCACGTTGGAGAATTTCTCATTCAGATTTTGTATTGAAGTTTGAAGATGGTTCAAAATATTACTTCGGGCCTCAAATCAATGGCGGTTTGAAGCCGGTTGTAAAAAGCGAGGACGTACACGGCAATTATATAACATATACATATAAACCGGGAACGCTTGATATTGACTCCATTTTCGATACGGCCGGCCGGATTGTAAAATTTAAATGGTCGGAAGCTGCCAGGGAAGGCACCCCCACTCAGTTTATAATAAATAAACTTGACTTTATAATGGTACGATGGTCAAAAGATCGACAGGCTGTTGATTTACCATGGGCCGATTCCACGGGGTGGCCGGTAAAGAAAAATATGATAATGATTAAATACGATTATACCCCGGTGAGCTTTTATACATTAGAAAACGCATTTTTTAGCGGCCCAGCTTTGACCGGTGTAAAAAAAATCACCTATTCAA from candidate division TA06 bacterium harbors:
- a CDS encoding secretin and TonB N-terminal domain-containing protein, with amino-acid sequence MKKAFIFLAILAFSLQLYAIPVPPQTLTLDFKDADVRDILRAVGTQFKLNIVVDQSVTGNVTIHLSNVPVAEGLKMMLESNGFSLEQKGQIYYVKKQDANRFMNITVNNGLLDLDVRNKDINEVMREISTQGRINIVTDQSVKGEMSGLLHNIPVETGLNSLLSANGYLMRKRSGIFEVTKAGGDPGRRKSMAVNVERIASADTGKPSAFNISMDLNDADLGNLMQEISSQTGYNMVTYGDIRGSVNAKFDKIPLEDALKLVFQGTNYTYKKLDDQSYPGKKPIFMVGDKSPNSAAAQALTKTELIKLRHIKAEGIQGLLPASISQTNIKVIKEQNALLMTGTEDQIQMLREFIGQLDLVSPQVMIECLVVELSKRSSLNLGVKGGYFTADSSRLAFPKVYQYYSGDKLNDLLDEITGKLSLGSLGKLPSDFLMTIEALETAGKAKVRARPRITTLNGNQASINVGWVRYYQTSQQTTTGTITQLHSIDAGITLEIVPWVAASGEITTEIRPTVSNLSGISAGGLPEISRRSVNTTIRLKDGETIVIGGLIQKSSASTRDKIPFLGDIPFLGVLFSKHASTSDESELVIYITPHILPSGE